The Opitutales bacterium ASA1 genome window below encodes:
- a CDS encoding glycosyltransferase: MKTIFLTRFRPDAIDGGSALRNRQNIFGLGKSGPVDVVSIGADGEAKPLEGVRNWTHFSLREALAGRSRGERVRRRLWRLRAGAHPVLEQYLHERVARFLEDVVNRERYDVAVVSEVFLASYLPLFRRLGCKVVFDCHNIESALATDVDAARSKRAPLGYRLSVGLLQRRMHASERQAARDADVVWACSEADARGLEELFGLSKRVAVVPNGVDVSGYAPPEGTDASAWSRSVVTLLYPGTFSYFPNEDAAMRLIDEVLPALRARGREARVLLVGRSPTAAMLAAAKRDPGVIVTGPVASVLPYFHRPAVVTLPIRVGSGTRLKVLEAYAARCPVVSTAKGVEGISGRDGEHHFVREDGVGTAEAVLRLWDDEGLRGTLTANAAELVERDYSRDAAVRRIAESLAN, from the coding sequence ATGAAGACGATCTTCCTGACTCGATTTCGTCCCGATGCGATCGACGGTGGCTCGGCGTTGCGCAACCGGCAGAACATTTTTGGTTTGGGCAAGTCGGGTCCGGTCGACGTGGTGTCGATCGGAGCGGACGGCGAGGCCAAGCCTCTGGAAGGCGTGCGAAACTGGACGCACTTTTCGCTGCGTGAGGCGTTGGCCGGAAGGTCGCGTGGCGAGCGGGTGCGCCGACGATTGTGGCGCCTGCGCGCGGGTGCGCACCCGGTCTTGGAGCAGTATTTGCACGAACGCGTGGCTCGTTTCCTGGAGGATGTGGTGAATCGCGAGCGGTACGACGTGGCCGTCGTCTCGGAGGTGTTTCTCGCGTCGTACTTGCCGTTGTTTCGCAGGCTGGGATGCAAGGTCGTGTTCGATTGCCACAACATCGAGAGCGCGCTGGCGACCGATGTAGATGCGGCGCGATCCAAGCGAGCCCCGCTCGGATACCGGCTCAGCGTCGGTTTGTTGCAACGCCGGATGCACGCGTCGGAGCGGCAGGCTGCTCGTGACGCCGACGTGGTGTGGGCGTGCAGCGAAGCGGATGCGCGTGGACTGGAGGAGCTCTTCGGGTTGAGCAAGCGCGTGGCGGTCGTGCCGAACGGAGTGGACGTGAGCGGTTACGCTCCACCGGAGGGCACGGATGCTTCGGCGTGGTCTCGGAGCGTCGTGACCCTTCTCTACCCGGGGACCTTTTCTTACTTTCCGAACGAGGACGCGGCCATGCGTCTGATCGACGAGGTGCTACCCGCTCTGCGTGCGCGTGGGCGCGAAGCTCGAGTGCTGCTGGTGGGCCGCAGCCCGACGGCGGCCATGCTCGCAGCGGCCAAGCGCGATCCCGGAGTGATCGTGACCGGACCGGTGGCGAGCGTGTTGCCCTACTTTCATCGTCCGGCCGTAGTGACTCTTCCGATACGCGTAGGAAGCGGAACTCGACTCAAAGTCCTGGAGGCGTATGCGGCGCGTTGTCCGGTCGTGAGTACGGCGAAGGGGGTCGAAGGGATTTCGGGACGCGACGGCGAGCATCATTTCGTGCGAGAGGACGGGGTTGGAACCGCGGAAGCCGTGTTGCGCTTATGGGACGACGAAGGACTTCGTGGGACTCTGACTGCGAACGCCGCGGAGTTGGTCGAGAGGGATTACTCGCGCGACGCTGCGGTGCGGCGAATCGCCGAGAGCTTGGCGAATTGA
- a CDS encoding glycosyltransferase has translation MFYGLVDLLRERGHEVRTFVRRSADLPAGAVGQVRGFLSGIWSFRARRALEEELDEHRPDIVQIQNLFPLISPSVLGAVRMRRLPLVMMCQNYRLFCPTGLMLRDGRPCSDCVVGGESQCVRHRCEGGLGRSVGYALRNKVARSRLLRWVDRFVVLSSFQRDRFVQWGVPMERIRVVPNFVDVAAGGGGAAPDAGAGSVGGYVGRLSREKGLEPLLEAARACPEIPFEFAGHAAAMPGIESTAPANVRFLGELRHDEVPGFLARCRFTAAPSIWYEGMPFVVLEAMRASRPVVASRIGGLADMIEDGRSGLLVAPGDSEGLARAFRRLWRDPEACSRMGAAARDRVHREYGRDVYYERMVSVYRETVKEVQP, from the coding sequence GGCTTTCTTTCCGGCATCTGGTCGTTCCGAGCGCGGCGGGCTCTGGAGGAGGAGCTGGACGAGCATCGGCCGGACATCGTGCAGATCCAGAATCTGTTTCCGTTGATTTCACCGTCGGTTCTCGGCGCGGTTCGGATGCGGCGCCTGCCGCTGGTCATGATGTGCCAGAACTACAGGTTGTTCTGTCCGACTGGTCTGATGCTTCGGGACGGCCGACCGTGTTCCGATTGTGTCGTGGGCGGGGAGTCGCAGTGCGTGCGCCACAGGTGCGAGGGTGGGTTGGGTCGCTCGGTCGGGTACGCCTTGCGCAACAAGGTCGCGCGGTCGCGTCTGCTGCGGTGGGTCGATCGGTTCGTCGTGCTCTCGAGTTTTCAGCGTGATCGTTTCGTACAGTGGGGCGTACCCATGGAGCGAATACGAGTCGTGCCCAATTTCGTGGACGTCGCGGCCGGTGGTGGTGGCGCAGCGCCGGATGCCGGCGCAGGGTCGGTGGGTGGTTACGTCGGCAGACTGAGCCGCGAGAAGGGGCTCGAACCGCTGTTGGAAGCGGCGAGGGCATGTCCCGAGATTCCATTCGAGTTCGCCGGACACGCGGCGGCGATGCCCGGAATCGAGAGTACGGCACCGGCGAACGTGCGATTTCTGGGCGAGCTGCGGCACGACGAGGTGCCGGGCTTTCTCGCGAGGTGTCGTTTCACGGCGGCGCCCAGCATCTGGTACGAAGGGATGCCGTTCGTGGTCTTGGAGGCGATGCGCGCGAGCAGGCCTGTCGTGGCCTCGAGGATCGGTGGTCTGGCGGACATGATCGAAGACGGACGGAGCGGGTTGCTGGTGGCTCCGGGCGACTCGGAAGGTCTCGCGCGGGCGTTCCGCCGCCTGTGGCGGGATCCGGAGGCGTGTAGTCGAATGGGGGCGGCGGCTCGCGACCGCGTCCACCGCGAGTACGGCCGTGACGTTTACTACGAGCGGATGGTGTCGGTGTATCGCGAGACCGTGAAGGAGGTGCAGCCGTGA
- the hpnK gene encoding hopanoid biosynthesis-associated protein HpnK, with amino-acid sequence MIPNLRVVEERMHEAPKSTTRSERIRLVVNADDFGYAPGVSQGIVECANRGIVTTTGVFGNAADPIECARLLRDAPGLEAGVHLTLSHGAPLTEAMRRRLGRHGGRFPDKFAMAWAVSRGAIRCDVLEAELRAQVDAIRGAGIAVAFLNAHEHLHMHPRIFPIVGMLAREAGVRHVRITRRDLVGGGGLGGFVRGSVISMLAPRDVEGIDGDVGFLGLARSGRIDVPYLTEVIPLLRSGRTYELMCHPGFVDPVLARDARLAKYHDWDLERRALQDASVRALLVRHGVDLVRFSELGARSCSNDVPA; translated from the coding sequence TTGATACCGAACCTGCGCGTAGTGGAAGAGCGGATGCACGAGGCACCGAAGAGCACGACCCGGTCGGAACGCATCCGTCTCGTGGTGAACGCGGACGATTTCGGCTACGCGCCCGGAGTGTCGCAAGGGATCGTCGAATGTGCGAATCGCGGCATCGTGACGACCACGGGCGTCTTCGGCAACGCGGCGGACCCGATCGAGTGTGCGCGCCTGTTGCGCGATGCGCCGGGTCTGGAGGCCGGTGTGCACCTCACGCTCAGTCACGGTGCACCGCTGACCGAGGCGATGAGGCGCCGCCTCGGGCGCCACGGAGGGCGTTTTCCGGACAAGTTCGCGATGGCGTGGGCAGTATCCAGAGGGGCGATACGGTGCGACGTTCTGGAGGCGGAGTTGCGTGCGCAAGTCGACGCGATTCGCGGAGCAGGCATCGCGGTCGCGTTCCTCAACGCGCACGAACACCTGCACATGCACCCACGGATCTTTCCGATCGTGGGGATGCTGGCCCGGGAGGCGGGCGTACGGCACGTGCGCATCACGCGTCGCGACCTCGTCGGGGGAGGCGGGCTCGGCGGATTCGTGCGCGGATCGGTGATCTCGATGCTCGCACCGCGGGACGTCGAGGGGATCGACGGGGACGTGGGTTTCCTCGGGCTGGCTCGGAGCGGCCGCATCGACGTGCCTTACCTCACCGAGGTGATTCCGCTGCTGCGGTCGGGGCGGACGTACGAGTTGATGTGCCATCCGGGATTCGTGGATCCGGTTCTCGCGCGTGACGCGCGACTGGCGAAGTACCACGATTGGGATCTGGAACGGCGCGCGTTACAGGATGCGAGCGTGCGAGCCCTGTTGGTGCGACACGGTGTGGATCTGGTCCGGTTCTCGGAGTTGGGGGCGCGCTCGTGTTCGAACGATGTTCCCGCGTAA
- a CDS encoding WecB/TagA/CpsF family glycosyltransferase, translating to MQVETSRESRGGREHVTTSASEAVDGFEFSTLSLGETIATMRAWVAEGDAGAPRLFACGNPHSLEVARRDAGFAAALRGADLLVPDGVGIVVGSWIQGGRIRKTVCGPDVFAGLSRELNERVPGARVFFLGGTESTLAAIAEKYGAEFPRLVVAGTYAPPFRSKFSREDEQDLIDRVNAASPDLLWIGLGAPKQEKLAFANRNRLRVRMIGPVGAVFDFYTGRVKLPPRWVQKLGLIWLFRFLQQPRRLWERQVNGAVFLMRMATRRVLGKRA from the coding sequence ATGCAGGTGGAAACGAGCAGAGAGAGTCGCGGTGGTCGGGAGCACGTGACGACGTCGGCGAGCGAAGCCGTGGACGGATTCGAGTTCAGCACGCTCTCGCTCGGCGAAACGATCGCGACGATGCGTGCGTGGGTGGCGGAGGGAGACGCGGGAGCTCCGCGTCTCTTTGCGTGCGGAAATCCCCATTCGTTGGAGGTCGCGCGGCGGGACGCGGGTTTCGCGGCGGCGCTGCGCGGAGCCGATTTGCTGGTCCCGGATGGAGTCGGCATCGTCGTGGGTTCGTGGATACAAGGCGGGCGAATTCGGAAGACCGTTTGCGGGCCCGACGTGTTTGCGGGCCTGAGTCGTGAGCTGAACGAGCGGGTGCCTGGTGCGCGGGTGTTTTTCTTGGGTGGGACGGAGTCGACCTTGGCGGCCATCGCGGAGAAGTACGGTGCGGAGTTTCCGCGGCTGGTCGTCGCCGGGACGTATGCTCCACCTTTCCGGAGCAAGTTCTCGCGGGAGGACGAGCAGGATTTGATCGATCGGGTCAACGCCGCGTCGCCGGATCTGTTGTGGATCGGGCTGGGCGCTCCGAAGCAGGAGAAGCTCGCGTTCGCCAATCGCAATCGTCTGCGGGTGCGGATGATCGGGCCGGTGGGCGCAGTGTTCGATTTCTACACGGGGCGGGTGAAACTGCCGCCGCGCTGGGTGCAAAAGTTGGGGTTGATCTGGCTGTTTCGCTTCTTGCAGCAACCAAGACGTTTGTGGGAGCGACAGGTGAACGGCGCGGTGTTCTTGATGCGGATGGCGACGCGGCGCGTACTCGGCAAGAGAGCATGA
- a CDS encoding glycosyltransferase family 2 protein → MPAHNEAAGIETAIRTVRGILDAAGLRHEIIVVDDGSRDGTFDRVAAAAQSMSDVVGIRLSRNFGKEAAILAGLRATRGEVVVTMDSDLQHPPTMIPAMVEEWRRGAMVVNAVKRERAVDTVAARARAMIYGWLSKQLGGLDLRNSSDFKLLDKRVVEVVIDLLPERHRLYRGLVQWVGYKQAELLFDVDERVAGETKFSVRALLALAITGVISFTHTPLRIITGLGVLTLLLSVWVAADAVWTWYHGTAVSGFATTIIVELTIGSFIMISLGIVGEYIAKMYDELKRRPTYLVSTRVGPPPGREDPRRPL, encoded by the coding sequence ATGCCCGCGCACAACGAGGCGGCTGGTATCGAGACGGCGATCCGGACGGTGCGAGGGATCCTGGATGCGGCCGGCTTACGGCACGAGATCATCGTGGTCGACGACGGTAGCCGTGACGGCACGTTCGATCGAGTCGCGGCCGCTGCGCAGTCGATGTCGGACGTGGTCGGCATCCGATTGAGCCGCAACTTCGGGAAGGAGGCGGCGATTCTGGCGGGGCTGCGTGCGACGCGGGGCGAGGTGGTCGTGACGATGGACAGCGATCTGCAGCATCCTCCGACGATGATTCCGGCGATGGTGGAGGAGTGGCGGCGCGGCGCGATGGTCGTGAACGCGGTGAAGCGGGAGCGGGCGGTCGACACGGTCGCGGCGCGCGCTCGAGCGATGATCTACGGGTGGCTGTCGAAGCAACTCGGAGGTCTGGATCTACGGAACTCGTCGGACTTCAAGTTGCTCGACAAGCGCGTGGTGGAGGTCGTGATCGATCTGCTTCCGGAGCGGCACCGCTTGTATCGTGGCTTGGTGCAATGGGTCGGCTACAAGCAGGCGGAACTTCTTTTCGACGTGGACGAGCGTGTAGCGGGAGAGACCAAGTTCTCCGTGCGGGCGTTGTTGGCGCTGGCGATCACCGGCGTGATCTCCTTCACGCACACGCCTCTGCGGATCATCACCGGTCTGGGTGTGTTGACCCTGCTGCTCAGCGTCTGGGTCGCGGCCGACGCGGTGTGGACGTGGTATCACGGCACCGCGGTTTCGGGTTTCGCGACGACGATCATCGTGGAGCTGACCATCGGCAGCTTCATCATGATCAGTCTCGGTATCGTGGGAGAGTACATCGCGAAGATGTACGACGAACTCAAACGTCGGCCGACGTATCTCGTGTCCACCCGTGTGGGGCCGCCACCCGGGCGCGAGGATCCCCGGCGACCTCTTTGA
- a CDS encoding acyltransferase translates to MSTLRDIVTRWRYFWTKRAGWSGLSRVAGYMAAIGTRPYHGRTGLAGASPRGFVALAAVIAHRELRLGRHVYVGDGCYLFQSEGGGAIELADRVEIYGETTLQTGRGGRIRIGEGTHVQPRCQLSAHVGSIEIGARVEIAPQCAFYAYNHGMEPGIDIMSQPLTSRGGIRIGDGAWLGHGVIVLDGVEIGAGAVVAAGAVVNRTIPPNAVAVGSPARVVRFRGE, encoded by the coding sequence ATGAGCACGCTCCGCGACATCGTGACACGTTGGCGCTACTTCTGGACGAAGCGAGCCGGGTGGAGTGGTTTGTCTCGAGTCGCTGGATACATGGCGGCCATCGGGACTCGGCCCTATCACGGGCGGACTGGGCTCGCGGGTGCGTCTCCGCGCGGCTTCGTGGCACTCGCTGCGGTGATCGCCCATCGTGAGTTGCGCCTCGGACGTCACGTCTACGTCGGTGACGGTTGCTATCTGTTTCAGAGCGAGGGTGGCGGTGCGATCGAGTTGGCGGATCGGGTGGAGATCTACGGGGAGACGACCCTGCAGACGGGGCGTGGTGGACGCATTCGGATCGGTGAAGGGACACACGTGCAACCGCGGTGCCAGCTTTCCGCTCACGTCGGCTCGATCGAGATAGGTGCGCGCGTGGAGATCGCGCCGCAATGCGCGTTTTACGCTTACAATCACGGCATGGAGCCGGGTATCGACATCATGTCTCAGCCTTTGACGAGCCGCGGGGGCATTCGGATCGGAGACGGTGCCTGGCTCGGCCACGGCGTGATCGTTTTGGACGGCGTGGAGATCGGAGCGGGGGCGGTCGTCGCGGCCGGCGCGGTTGTAAACCGTACGATTCCGCCGAATGCGGTCGCAGTGGGGTCTCCGGCGCGTGTGGTACGCTTTCGAGGAGAGTGA
- a CDS encoding ABC transporter permease: protein MNSQFTVIEAGSVERQYWRDIWRYRELLFFMAWRDILVRYKQTVVGVAWAVLKPLLTTFVFTFIFQGIAGMDSGPVPYALLVMAGMMPWNFFSVAVTESGNSLVSNAGMVSKVYFPRLIVPAASLLPSFVDLLISGVILAAMMAWYGVVPGWQIVFLPFFLLVAAGVAFGAGVWLSALMVRYRDVRFIIPFAVQLGFFVSGVAVASDQIPDKWRFWYSLNPMVGVIDGFRWALLGHGQSVYWPAFAVSIASVVLLVILGIVYFRRTERGFADVI, encoded by the coding sequence ATGAACAGTCAATTCACCGTCATCGAAGCAGGATCCGTGGAGCGTCAGTATTGGCGCGACATCTGGCGTTACCGGGAGCTGCTGTTCTTCATGGCTTGGCGCGACATTCTGGTGCGCTACAAGCAGACGGTCGTGGGAGTCGCGTGGGCGGTGTTGAAGCCGTTGCTGACCACCTTCGTTTTCACCTTCATTTTCCAAGGGATCGCGGGCATGGACTCGGGGCCGGTGCCGTATGCCCTGCTGGTGATGGCGGGGATGATGCCGTGGAACTTCTTTTCGGTGGCCGTCACGGAAAGCGGCAACAGTTTGGTGTCGAACGCGGGCATGGTCTCGAAGGTGTATTTTCCCCGGCTCATCGTGCCGGCGGCGAGTCTCTTGCCGAGCTTCGTGGATCTGTTGATCTCGGGGGTGATTCTGGCGGCGATGATGGCCTGGTACGGGGTCGTGCCCGGTTGGCAGATCGTGTTCTTGCCGTTTTTTCTGCTCGTCGCCGCGGGCGTGGCCTTCGGTGCGGGCGTTTGGCTTTCGGCGCTGATGGTGCGGTATCGCGACGTGCGGTTCATCATTCCTTTCGCCGTGCAACTCGGGTTCTTCGTTTCGGGGGTCGCCGTGGCGAGCGACCAAATTCCCGACAAATGGAGGTTCTGGTACTCGCTCAATCCGATGGTCGGTGTGATCGACGGGTTTCGCTGGGCGTTGCTCGGCCATGGGCAGTCGGTGTATTGGCCGGCGTTCGCCGTCTCGATCGCGTCTGTCGTGCTGCTGGTGATTCTCGGGATCGTCTACTTTCGTCGCACGGAACGCGGTTTCGCGGACGTGATTTGA